A segment of the Salminus brasiliensis chromosome 1, fSalBra1.hap2, whole genome shotgun sequence genome:
gacagtTGATGGCTTTAGTGAAGCAACAGGGGAGTAAAATTTTAGGTTCTAACCTAGATTCGGATTTGCAAGGGCTTTTGAGGAAACGGGCACATAGCACAGGCAGTGCTGTACAGTTTCAGCAGCATTGTGTTAAGGCGCAGAAAAATGAAGACAACAATAGGGAGTCCCCTGAGGAGGTGAAAGGCTGGGAACATGGTGACTTGTCTGGGCTGGAGGACTTCAAACAACTCGGTGCTGAAATGCAGCTGCTTGAGAAGAAAATCCAAGATGCTCGACTTGCAGCTCAGCAGACCGCAAACCCAAGAGCTTTAGGTCGAAATCCAGTGACTGTTAGTGATGATAAGAACTTAAGGAAAGATTGCAAGTGTTCAACACGTTCCTGTAGGGATGTTGCAGTAGAAACCAGACTTGAGACAATGTCAACAGCAGCTGGTGTTACTGAAACTATGTTGGGTATTGTGTCTGATACAGAGTTGGAACTTGAGCTGCAACAGCAAACTATCCAGGTTTTGAATGACCGGGTCCAAACATTGGAGGCGGAGCTTAAAGAAGCTTTGCTTAAGGCTGAAATGTGCAGACTGAAAGATGAACTGCGGGAAGCTGGGTCTCGCAATCGTGCCGACAAGAGTTCTAGTGcccaaccagagatgcagagtAGTGCAGCCCAGActacaacacagacacagactgTTGGGGTTGGAAACCACACCCAGCTTGTAGATGCTGCTGTTGGTGGAGGGGCCCTCCAAGCTCTTTGTGCCGTGGGAGTGACCTGCAAGCCTGAAACGAGGGGTATGGCCTCTGGTCCGGATGTACCTATAGACATGTGGGAGGTACGGAGGAGAGTAGAAAGAAGAGATCAATGTGTAGGAAAAGACAACGTGCCAACTTCCAGTCAAGGTGTCGGAACAGCAGTGATTGTTCGTGATATTGGCGTGGTAACTTTGGAGTTGATGGAGACTCTGGGCAAAAGGAAAGTGCCTAGTCGAACAGTGGGCTGTGGGGATTGCTCCATAGACGTGAATGTCAATGTGGTCAAACCACTTGTTTCCAAGGGTATGGTCACTGACCCAGTCAAAGGGATTGACCTTGGTGTCATGGTAAACCCACAAACCATGTCCCAGCGTACCAATACCACAGTCCATACTGTTTCTCGCTGTACTAGCACTTCACAGGCCTATGTTTCCGAATCCAGTACCAACACAACAAACATGCTTACTAGAGAAAGACATACCAACACTGCTTCTGTAATCACTCGAACACTTGCAGTCGGTGATGGTAAGGTCAGTGACCAAAGGCCAGCTCTCAAAGTGCGCTCTATTGCTGTGGGAACTACTGGATTTTTGAAAGAATGTTCAGTTGCCCCAGGTGTCCCCAAAGTGACGACTCGTGACACTGGTGTTGGATTGGCTAATGTTAACGAGAACTACCTTGTGGGCTTACGGACACGAAACATAGCTTGTGGTCCATCCCGCTTACCAGATCCTATCAAGACTCGCAGCATAGGCGTTGAAGTCGGTGATGGGAGAATCAGAGACGTGAATGGGCACATGCAGGTTCTTGCACACCCACTGCAGCCACATTTATGTGCAGAGTCTGAACCTGGACTGGATCATTACATAGACAGAATGCAGAAGCTGCTGAAAGAGCAGCAAAGTCTGCTAACTGATGACCATTTTGAACCTAGAGGGGAGGCCACTCTTCAGATCCAGGACCACATAGATGCACAACATGGAGGTATTGTTGTAGATGTGTGTGATATTTTAGTTGAGTTAAGTTGGctgtacagtacaatacaatgCTATTAAAATGAAAGATGTTTGTCATGGTTCTttctcattgtcttttctttccaTTTCAGTACTTGGACAAGGCTCTCCTTTAAAAACTAACAGTCCTGAACATGAGAGTAGTAATCCAAAAAAATCATCTAATGGTAAGTATGTGTACCACACTTTTATATATTCAGCATagcaaaatgtatataatttttaattagAAGAAAGGAGTACTCTGTCCTCAATACTAAGAGCTTCTTAGAAACCTTCTTAAGCTGTAGGGTGACTTGAAGCGGTGGAATGCAGACAGGAGGTGGAAATAGCTCTCTCTGGTTTGCCTTTTGGCTGGATGAGCCCTACACTTAGAATATTTTGGCTGGTGTTGGGGTTTGGAGCACTTCCATAACCCATAGTCCTGTGGTCTGTGGCACACTCataatgtaaatactgttcttTTTGAATGTGGTTGCTGTGTGCATGGTGAGGGGAAGGCAAGgaattctacagcttcaaaaaCCTGTATTTGGAAAAAAGTTATCCTTCGACAGGTGTTTCTGTTGTCACTGAAGTGGAGCTTTGGCACACCAAACTCAGTGAGGTCTCCAGTAATGATTATCATATACTATAACTGATATActtgttttaatgtttaaaaagatATTTGGAGATTTGTGTTGGACCTAAAtaatataaagttaattatAGTCTGAAAGAACAGTTTTTTTGTCCGGTTTTCTGTCATTTCTAGATCCTTTAAGTGATGATGGCTCCCCCAAATCAATCATGATGAGAAGGGACATCAGCCAGACAGCAGAGGGCAGAAAGACCCTTAAATGTCTGTCTTCTGGGTAAGCATGTAGTGGGATTCATTTTGGATTTTTTATCTGTAAACTGGAGCTCTTCCCCTCTCATGCATAATTCTTCATTTGGTTTGACGTGTTGGCGATCCTTCTTTCTAATATTATTGCCTTGACCTATTAAGACTTCATTGACCCTGATTAATGTCAACCACTTTTAATCTACTTGGCCCTATCTTCAGCCCACAGTAATTGTGCAAAAGTTCAGTCACCCCTGGTCAACTTGGACGTGTTTTTGATTTTCTAAGTAGAAAGAAGTTCACATCCTTTACAGAGACTGCACTTCTGCACATTCCACAGTATTCTTAATGTTTAGTGGCTTAACACACTGCAGAAACGATGTAAATGTGGGGTGTGAAAAAGTTTCAGAAAATTGAAATATTGACTTATTTACACTTCGAACATCATCAAAATCTGTCGTTTGACAGGGGTGGCCATATGTTTATGTAAGACTGTACATACAACAAAGCCTGGGATTCCcctgttttcaataataataataataataataatagtaataataataataattgcagaATCCCACTATTATTGATGAAAAGACCGgtcatgtaaataaatacatgaattgATGAAGGAATTCTGCACATGCACTTTTTTTCAGAGATCTTTAATCTTCAATTAGTCCAATCATTATTCTTCCACAATGTCTAATTGTTATACAATTCCCATTGATTAACTCTCCTGTTCTTTAAAGACCAAATAACACTAATTGCATTAAATGTGAAAAAGGCTCTTCAGTGCTGTGTTGGTTTATGCCTTTATGTCTTTGCTCTAGGTTTGAGCGAGTGTCCATTAGTGAAGACTCCTTTTCTGAGGGGGCTGATTCAGAGGATGAAGAGAATCGGAAGAGGAAGAGGGGGGAGCAGCTGGAGGACAGTCCCAGGGCCAGCACAAAGTCCTCTAAGACGGAAAGAAGAGAGAAGTTAGTATAACAAAAAACATTGCTACTCCCCATTGTAGGACTGCACAATATATTATTTGCTAATCATTATTGCAGTATGCAACTGAGCTCTCTAAGCAATTAGAGACGTGTTAACTGTGTGCTCTCAGCATCCTTACCAACTACTAGACAAGTGTTTCTGTGGGTTATTGGGTTAAAGTATTCATAAAAccctaaaaataatatttttggcATTAAAATAATGGTTATATtgaattctctctcttttattttgtttttattttatttcatttttttacagtgtgaaacCGGTGGACACACCCAttcatgtgcattttt
Coding sequences within it:
- the kank1b gene encoding KN motif and ankyrin repeat domain-containing protein 1b; translation: MAQETYIYMNGADSLETSANTYHSSAFCLSTPYGYQLDLDFIKYVGDIEQRDTIRRLSFNRRPRANPASETQSRVDPSHWASSESLSSVSSDEARNPSVATSSSSFSSVNRRRPPLPPSHSVPKSTSGSLECTHAPPASHRQSDGKPSPSACQPTASKLNPLVERTLVETLRRLEQEKVSSQKIPQELCPRRRLASFGGLSSSGTLSPYTSWNALNQTQTKAVSKRSVPDQVNQGASAMSSSMRISPSSSGRATPVTSVSPLHLQLVRDQMVVALERLKELEEQVKTIPVLQVKISALQEERRQLMALVKQQGSKILGSNLDSDLQGLLRKRAHSTGSAVQFQQHCVKAQKNEDNNRESPEEVKGWEHGDLSGLEDFKQLGAEMQLLEKKIQDARLAAQQTANPRALGRNPVTVSDDKNLRKDCKCSTRSCRDVAVETRLETMSTAAGVTETMLGIVSDTELELELQQQTIQVLNDRVQTLEAELKEALLKAEMCRLKDELREAGSRNRADKSSSAQPEMQSSAAQTTTQTQTVGVGNHTQLVDAAVGGGALQALCAVGVTCKPETRGMASGPDVPIDMWEVRRRVERRDQCVGKDNVPTSSQGVGTAVIVRDIGVVTLELMETLGKRKVPSRTVGCGDCSIDVNVNVVKPLVSKGMVTDPVKGIDLGVMVNPQTMSQRTNTTVHTVSRCTSTSQAYVSESSTNTTNMLTRERHTNTASVITRTLAVGDGKVSDQRPALKVRSIAVGTTGFLKECSVAPGVPKVTTRDTGVGLANVNENYLVGLRTRNIACGPSRLPDPIKTRSIGVEVGDGRIRDVNGHMQVLAHPLQPHLCAESEPGLDHYIDRMQKLLKEQQSLLTDDHFEPRGEATLQIQDHIDAQHGVLGQGSPLKTNSPEHESSNPKKSSNDPLSDDGSPKSIMMRRDISQTAEGRKTLKCLSSGFERVSISEDSFSEGADSEDEENRKRKRGEQLEDSPRASTKSSKTERREKYKMSEKMLSCCHSLKAHLNGSKALSNRELRSCLNMIQQEWFRVSSQKKACPDTVEDFLCVCRCVSPAVLTHVANMADQNGNTALHYSVSHSNFKVVQKLLDAGVCNIDQQNKAGYTPIMLAALAAVETQEDMSVVEGLFTKGDVNAKAIQAGQTALMLAVSHGRMDMVKVLLASGSKVNIQDDEGSTALMCASEHGHADIVKLMLSQPGCDATLSDNDESTALSIALEAGHKDIAMLLYAHVNYAKSQSMGTPRSRTPPAAAARGLFE